The sequence CGCCTCGGGCGCGGGATCCGCGGGAACAGGTTCCGCAGGGGCGGATGCCGGTGGACGCGGTCGGATCACCGCCATGGGCCGGGCCGAGTTCGAACTGCGCGAGGCGCTCCGCTTGGAGGAGATCGAGCGCCGGTCGCGGTCTCTCCGCTCGCCGGCCGTTGCGCAGTCGCACCGGGATCCGAACGGACCCCCGGACGCGGCGGCGTCCACCTCGGTGCCCGAGTCTCCCGACGCGGCACTCGACGGGGCGCTCGCCTCCCTCGGGCAGTCCCTCGCCGCCCTTGAGGCCGAGATGGCGGCGGGGCTGGCCGCCGGAGAGTTCGCACCCGGCGTCGGAGGCCCGGCACCGGGGGCGGATGTTCCCGCCGCGTCCCGCACCTCCGAGCCCGGCCGTTTGGTCCGGCCGCTCGACCCGCCGGGTTGGGAGCGCATCCACGAGGGCACGTTCCTGGAGGCGGTGCTGGTCACCCAGTTGTCGGGGGAGTTCCCCGGCCCGGTGCTCGCCATGGTGTCGGTGCCGCTGTATTCGGCCGACCGGCGGCGGGTGCTAAT comes from Candidatus Palauibacter soopunensis and encodes:
- a CDS encoding TrbI/VirB10 family protein, with amino-acid sequence MIRWKQVVKEPKGALPGGMVTKAGVVLIAVLVAGLLFSSSLAGPGEDEAAAGAPAQPRALNDREGRSLDEGIRDETARETQRAAAESRDDPADREGGPASGAGSAGTGSAGADAGGRGRITAMGRAEFELREALRLEEIERRSRSLRSPAVAQSHRDPNGPPDAAASTSVPESPDAALDGALASLGQSLAALEAEMAAGLAAGEFAPGVGGPAPGADVPAASRTSEPGRLVRPLDPPGWERIHEGTFLEAVLVTQLSGEFPGPVLAMVSVPLYSADRRRVLIPRGARVVGTAQAVETQDQSRLAVAFHRLLLPDGSWIDLEFTGLNQVGESGLRDQVNRRYLSTFAAAGAVGAL